Proteins encoded within one genomic window of Glycine soja cultivar W05 chromosome 1, ASM419377v2, whole genome shotgun sequence:
- the LOC114416631 gene encoding uncharacterized protein LOC114416631 — translation MEPNVGKPGFLRNVLVRLLLFGVFIVVVRFAYVITLAGESCSVGDFCFFSPSINLAKAGTRSGALAAQAAVGGAGAAPERYASKEWINGVRFYSSAFQDMISGGFLSPAAKALCVETPTGRDVMALRGIGVIDAVGISKKASPPLVKSGEARRIPFADDTFDFMFAGDGALENSPRPADFAAEIFRTLKPEGFAAFHVKANDTYSYNSFVDLFNFCCNVVKVNDILEFDSSMPHIREIVVKKVRHAIDSESNSNGKCSVPEYKKKQVRNAEALIEEEPLKPWITLKRNVKNIKYLSSMVDISFKDRYVYIDVGARSYGSSIGSWFRKQYPKQNKTFHVYAIEADKTFHQEYGTKKGVTLLPYAAWVRNESLVFEINRDPGEKKVQGKGRGMGRIQPLKSSGGFDGGELEKISGFDFAEWLKNTVSENDFVVMKMDVEGTEFDLIPRLFETGAICLVDEIFLECHYNRWQRCCPGQRSPKYEKTYDQCLQLFTSLRQSGVLVHQWF, via the coding sequence ATGGAGCCTAACGTAGGGAAGCCTGGCTTTCTCCGAAACGTTCTGGTACGGTTACTCCTCTTCGGCGTTTTCATCGTCGTCGTTCGGTTCGCTTACGTCATCACCCTCGCCGGCGAGTCCTGCTCCGTCGGCGACTTCTGCTTCTTCTCTCCGTCGATCAACCTCGCCAAGGCCGGCACTAGATCCGGCGCTCTCGCCGCCCAGGCCGCCGTCGGAGGCGCCGGCGCGGCACCGGAGCGCTACGCCAGCAAGGAATGGATCAATGGTGTCCGGTTCTACTCGTCGGCGTTTCAGGACATGATCTCCGGCGGCTTCCTCTCGCCGGCGGCGAAGGCGCTCTGCGTGGAGACGCCGACCGGCCGCGACGTCATGGCGCTGCGCGGGATCGGAGTAATCGACGCCGTCGGGATCTCGAAGAAGGCGTCGCCGCCGCTGGTGAAGTCCGGCGAGGCTCGCCGGATTCCGTTCGCGGACGACACATTCGATTTCATGTTCGCCGGCGACGGCGCGCTAGAAAATTCGCCGCGGCCGGCGGATTTTGCAGCCGAAATCTTTCGGACGCTCAAACCCGAAGGGTTTGCCGCGTTCCATGTAAAGGCCAATGACACTTACAGTTACAATTCATTCGTTGATTTGTTCAATTTTTGTTGCAATGTGGTGAAAGTAAACGACATATTAGAGTTTGATTCATCGATGCCTCACATAAGAGAAATCGTTGTGAAGAAAGTGCGTCACGCAATTGATTCTGAATCCAATTCCAATGGAAAATGCTCTGTTCCAGAGTACAAAAAAAAGCAGGTGAGAAATGCAGAGGCTTTGATTGAAGAGGAGCCACTGAAGCCATGGATCACTCTGAAGAGAAACGTGAAGAACATAAAGTACCTATCTTCAATGGTTGATATAAGCTTTAAGGATAGGTATGTGTATATTGATGTTGGAGCTAGAAGCTATGGCTCCAGCATTGGAAGTTGGTTTAGGAAGCAGTACCCGAAACAGAACAAGACCTTTCATGTGTATGCAATTGAGGCTGATAAAACGTTTCATCAGGAGTATGGAACGAAAAAGGGTGTTACATTGCTGCCTTATGCAGCATGGGTGAGGAATGAGAGTTTGGTGTTTGAGATTAACCGCGACCCGGGGGAGAAGAAGGTTCAGGGGAAGGGCAGGGGAATGGGGAGGATTCAGCCATTGAAGTCTTCAGGTGGTTTTGATGGTGGTGAGCTTGAGAAGATTTCGGGGTTTGATTTCGCTGAATGGTTGAAGAATACGGTTTCGGAGAACGATTTTGTTGTGATGAAGATGGATGTGGAGGGTACTGAGTTTGATTTGATTCCAAGGTTGTTTGAAACTGGGGCTATCTGTTTGGTGGATGAGATTTTTCTGGAGTGCCATTACAATAGGTGGCAGAGGTGTTGCCCTGGGCAGAGGAGTCCCAAGTATGAGAAAACTTATGATCAGTGCTTGCAGCTCTTCACTTCTCTCAGACAAAGTGGAGTTCTTGTTCATCAATGGTTTTAA
- the LOC114416646 gene encoding probable WRKY transcription factor 33 isoform X1, protein MSFSFTDLLFTNNNNMNRDDDPFGLEFANNFKSASLPLSPSSIYPSYAEFPPGFAPTTQSLNPHHFFSSQNVPASYTTEPSSSMSFNMRNSSTMGQHGNKEEERNYSDHSFQTKANHVPLFQSSTSIFQVQEPQKKQDTMIFNEAAKQTDFSSERTETKSEYPSTQGFSTALASIKHEIQSNSAPGSVQFNSIAPKSIREQRRSEDGYNWRKYGEKQVKGSENPRSYYKCTHPSCPTKKKVERSLEGHITEIVYKGSHNHPKPHGRKNGSQSIHQTSSPCTNSGISDQSVGDEDLEQISQTSYSGGGDDDLGNEAKRWKGENENDGHSYSSAGSRTVKEPKVVVQTTSEIDILDDGYRWRKYGQKVVKGNPNPRSYYKCVAPGCPVRKHVERASHDMKAVITTYEGKHIHDVPLGRGNSSYSMNRNSLNNTSNNTNTSNVTAPAPIRPSALTNYSNSASFTNSLHDTKQPTSAGQEPFPMDLLLSPGSIGFSANDSFLQSFLSKNF, encoded by the exons ATGTCTTTCAGTTTCACTGACCTTCTTTTtaccaacaacaataacatGAACAGGGATGATGATCCCTTTGGACTTGAGTTTGCTAATAACTTCAAGTCAGCTTCACTGCCTCTCTCTCCTTCTTCAATCTACCCTTCTTATGCTGAGTTCCCTCCTGGTTTTGCCCCAACCACACAGTCATTGAATCCACaccactttttttcttctcaaaat GTTCCTGCATCTTACACAACTGAGCCATCTTCTAGCATGAGTTTCAACATGAGAAACAGTTCAACTATGGGTCAACATGGAAACAAGGAGGAAGAGAGAAACTACTCTGACCACTCTTTCCAAACAAAAGCAAACCACGTGCCTCTCTTTCAATCTTCCACAAGCATATTTCAAGTG CAGGAGCCACAAAAGAAACAGGACACAATGATATTCAATGAAGCTGCAAAGCAAACAGATTTCTCATCTGAGAGGACAGAAACAAAATCTGAATATCCATCCACTCAGGGCTTCTCAACAGCATTAGCCTCAATCAAACATGAAATACAAAGCAATTCTGCTCCTGGATCTGTTCAATTTAACTCCATTGCTCCTAAGTCTATTAGGGAACAAAGGAGATCAGAAGATGGTTACAATTGGAGGAAGTATGGAGAGAAACAAGTGAAAGGAAGCGAAAATCCACGTAGTTATTACAAGTGCACGCACCCGAGTTGCCCAACAAAGAAGAAAGTTGAGAGGTCTTTGGAGGGACATATCACTGAAATAGTATACAAGGGAAGTCACAATCATCCCAAGCCACATGGTAGAAAAAATGGTTCTCAATCAATTCATCAAACTTCTTCACCCTGCACCAACTCGGGGATTTCTGATCAATCTGTAGGAGATGAAGATCTAGAGCAAATATCACAGACTAGTTATTCTGGAGGGGGTGATGATGACCTTGGAAATGAGGCCAAAAGATG GAAGGGGGAGAATGAAAATGATGGCCATTCCTATTCTTCTGCTGGGAGTAGAACTGTTAAGGAACCTAAAGTTGTGGTTCAAACCACAAGTGAAATTGACATACTTGATGATGGATATAGGTGGAGGAAATATGGACAGAAAGTAGTTAAAGGAAACCCAAACCCAAG GAGTTACTACAAATGCGTAGCCCCGGGTTGTCCAGTGAGAAAACATGTTGAGAGAGCTTCACATGACATGAAAGCTGTGATTACGACTTATGAAGGGAAACATATCCATGATGTACCATTAGGACGAGGAAACTCAAGCTATAGCATGAACAGAAATTCTCTAAACAACACCTCCAACAACACCAACACCAGCAATGTAACAGCTCCTGCTCCTATAAGGCCCTCAGCACTGACTAACTATTCTAACTCAGCAAGTTTCACAAACTCACTTCATGACACAAAGCAACCAACATCTGCAGGTCAAGAACCTTTTCCAATGGACTTGCTGCTGAGCCCTGGAAGCATCGGATTTTCGGCTAATGACTCATTCCTTCAGTCTTTTTTGTCAAAGAACTTTTAA
- the LOC114416637 gene encoding CASP-like protein 4B1 translates to MIRQHNHKTGFQNKKFGHIHNKLCVLLLHFGLHLSIHCCLNFKPWNPKSVMEDQKEKISVSENLEMNIDVQPELFVDKHEPETGGDTTGILRRWKRKEMLRRGSLGLRGIALFMSLISLILTASNKHGYWNFDKFEEYRYMLAVAALSSLYTVVQVFRQVHELFTGKSLMRPKTEGLIDFVGDQVVAYLLISSTSSAIPPTDRMREVTTNIFTDSAAAGIAFSFFAFCCLALSAVISGYKLSTQTYTPMNILDS, encoded by the exons ATGATTCGCCAACACAACCATAAAACCGGtttccaaaataaaaagttCGGACACATTCACAACAAACTTTGCGTGCTTCTTCTTCACTTTGGTCTTCATTTATCAATTCATtgttgtttaaactttaaacctTGGAATCCAAAGAGTGTCATGGAAGACCAGAAAGAGAAGATTTCAGTTTCGGAAAATTTAGAAATGAACATTGACGTGCAGCCAGAGCTGTTTGTGGACAAACATGAGCCGGAAACGGGTGGCGACACCACCGGCATCCTACGGCGgtggaagaggaaagaaatgcTAAGGAGAGGCTCTTTAGGGCTAAGAGGAATTGCTCTATTTATGTCTTTGATTTCACTCATTCTTACGGCTAGTAACAAGCATGGTTATTGGAATTTTGACAAGTTCGAAGAATACAG ATACATGCTGGCTGTGGCAGCTCTATCTAGTTTGTACACTGTGGTTCAAGTGTTTCGTCAAGTTCATGAACTTTTCACGGGGAAAAGCCTGATGCGGCCAAAAACTGAAGGGTTGATTGATTTTGTTGGGGATCAG GTTGTGGCATATCTCTTGATATCATCAACGTCTTCAGCGATTCCACCAACAGATAGAATGAGGGAAGTTACCACCAATATATTTACGGACTCTGCAGCTGCAGGcattgccttttccttttttgcatTTTGCTGTCTAGCACTGTCAGCTGTTATATCAGGATACAAACTCTCTACCCAAACTTATACTCCTATGAACATCCTTGATAGTTAA
- the LOC114416646 gene encoding probable WRKY transcription factor 33 isoform X2 has protein sequence MSFSFTDLLFTNNNNMNRDDDPFGLEFANNFKSASLPLSPSSIYPSYAEFPPGFAPTTQSLNPHHFFSSQNVPASYTTEPSSSMSFNMRNSSTMGQHGNKEEERNYSDHSFQTKANHVPLFQSSTSIFQVEPQKKQDTMIFNEAAKQTDFSSERTETKSEYPSTQGFSTALASIKHEIQSNSAPGSVQFNSIAPKSIREQRRSEDGYNWRKYGEKQVKGSENPRSYYKCTHPSCPTKKKVERSLEGHITEIVYKGSHNHPKPHGRKNGSQSIHQTSSPCTNSGISDQSVGDEDLEQISQTSYSGGGDDDLGNEAKRWKGENENDGHSYSSAGSRTVKEPKVVVQTTSEIDILDDGYRWRKYGQKVVKGNPNPRSYYKCVAPGCPVRKHVERASHDMKAVITTYEGKHIHDVPLGRGNSSYSMNRNSLNNTSNNTNTSNVTAPAPIRPSALTNYSNSASFTNSLHDTKQPTSAGQEPFPMDLLLSPGSIGFSANDSFLQSFLSKNF, from the exons ATGTCTTTCAGTTTCACTGACCTTCTTTTtaccaacaacaataacatGAACAGGGATGATGATCCCTTTGGACTTGAGTTTGCTAATAACTTCAAGTCAGCTTCACTGCCTCTCTCTCCTTCTTCAATCTACCCTTCTTATGCTGAGTTCCCTCCTGGTTTTGCCCCAACCACACAGTCATTGAATCCACaccactttttttcttctcaaaat GTTCCTGCATCTTACACAACTGAGCCATCTTCTAGCATGAGTTTCAACATGAGAAACAGTTCAACTATGGGTCAACATGGAAACAAGGAGGAAGAGAGAAACTACTCTGACCACTCTTTCCAAACAAAAGCAAACCACGTGCCTCTCTTTCAATCTTCCACAAGCATATTTCAAGTG GAGCCACAAAAGAAACAGGACACAATGATATTCAATGAAGCTGCAAAGCAAACAGATTTCTCATCTGAGAGGACAGAAACAAAATCTGAATATCCATCCACTCAGGGCTTCTCAACAGCATTAGCCTCAATCAAACATGAAATACAAAGCAATTCTGCTCCTGGATCTGTTCAATTTAACTCCATTGCTCCTAAGTCTATTAGGGAACAAAGGAGATCAGAAGATGGTTACAATTGGAGGAAGTATGGAGAGAAACAAGTGAAAGGAAGCGAAAATCCACGTAGTTATTACAAGTGCACGCACCCGAGTTGCCCAACAAAGAAGAAAGTTGAGAGGTCTTTGGAGGGACATATCACTGAAATAGTATACAAGGGAAGTCACAATCATCCCAAGCCACATGGTAGAAAAAATGGTTCTCAATCAATTCATCAAACTTCTTCACCCTGCACCAACTCGGGGATTTCTGATCAATCTGTAGGAGATGAAGATCTAGAGCAAATATCACAGACTAGTTATTCTGGAGGGGGTGATGATGACCTTGGAAATGAGGCCAAAAGATG GAAGGGGGAGAATGAAAATGATGGCCATTCCTATTCTTCTGCTGGGAGTAGAACTGTTAAGGAACCTAAAGTTGTGGTTCAAACCACAAGTGAAATTGACATACTTGATGATGGATATAGGTGGAGGAAATATGGACAGAAAGTAGTTAAAGGAAACCCAAACCCAAG GAGTTACTACAAATGCGTAGCCCCGGGTTGTCCAGTGAGAAAACATGTTGAGAGAGCTTCACATGACATGAAAGCTGTGATTACGACTTATGAAGGGAAACATATCCATGATGTACCATTAGGACGAGGAAACTCAAGCTATAGCATGAACAGAAATTCTCTAAACAACACCTCCAACAACACCAACACCAGCAATGTAACAGCTCCTGCTCCTATAAGGCCCTCAGCACTGACTAACTATTCTAACTCAGCAAGTTTCACAAACTCACTTCATGACACAAAGCAACCAACATCTGCAGGTCAAGAACCTTTTCCAATGGACTTGCTGCTGAGCCCTGGAAGCATCGGATTTTCGGCTAATGACTCATTCCTTCAGTCTTTTTTGTCAAAGAACTTTTAA